The Vicingaceae bacterium genome segment ACAATTTCGATGGCTTTTTTGACCTGCGAATAATTCAACAAAGGTTCTCCCATACCCATAAACACGATATTGGTTAAGGGAAGGCCATATGTTTCTTGTGCCAATTGGTTGATATGTCTGATTTGAAAAGCAATTTCGTAGTATTTCAATTGCCTGATGAGTCCCAATTGTCCGGTGGCGCAAAATTTACAAGTCAAACTACATCCTACCTGTGAGGATACACAAGCAGTCATACGTTTGCCTGCAGGAATCAGCACCGCCTCAAAGAAACGGTTTTGTTGTGTTTGAAATGCCACTTTTATGGTGCCGTCGCTGCTTTTTTGACGGCTATATTCATGTAATGCAGGAATGAAAAAGTTTTCCGACAACAGATTTTTTAATTTTTTAGGTATATTGGTCATTTCATCGAAAGTGGAAGCATTTTTTTGCCAAATCCATTCCGAAATCTGTGATAAACGGAACCCCGGTTCTTTCCATTCATTGAAAAGATTAAGAAGTTCATCGTCTTTGGTATCCAAAAAATTTTTTTTATCGTTCATTGAGGTGCTAATTCAACTCCGTAAAATTAAACATTATCCAAAATCTTTGTTGTGAAACAGAATCTTACCTAATGTTACCGGGTAATTTTACAAAATATTTGCTGCTTTTAAGCAAAAAAATTTATTCATGCGAAATTCAGGAAAAACTTTTTCCAATTTGCAAAATTAACCGGCATTAACAATTTGCTATGTTTAAATTTTACCGGCAAATAATTTTGGGTTTTCAATACTTTCACAAATTTTTGAATTTAATTACATGAAAATACTGTAATTTTGAAACACTTGAATTTTAAGAATATTTTTGGACCATGAAAAAAATTTACTTTTTGACGTTATTCACAGGAATGATTTTATTTGCCGCCAGGGCACAAAGTTCTTTTGATGTATTGGACCCAAACGGGGCGGTTATCAACAATGATACATTTACGATTACCGGACCTGCATCGGCATCGGTGATGGTGGAGCATTTTAAGTTGAAAAACAATAGCAGTTCAAAAAAATTTGTCAGTGTCAAAAGATATGAAATATCTGTGCAGCCAAACACACAAAATTATTTCTGCTGGTCGGTTTGTTATTTGCCTGTCAATGCCGGACAGTATCCATATTTTGAAGACAACGGTGTGATAGAAGTATTGTCCAACGCCGTTGAGGATACCACATTGGATTGTTATTACAAACCTCAAAATGTAAATGGAAGCAGCTATTTCAGATATGTATTTTTTGACCGTCAAAATCCCGGCGACTCTGTGCAATTTTTTGTAAAATTTGCCACATGGGCAACAAATATACAGGATCAAAAAAACAATGGAATAACAATTTATCCAACCAATACAAACGGATCGATATTTATAGAAAACTCATTGGGGATACGTCAGGTATTGATTTTTGACTTAACCGGAAAGATGGTTCATTCGCAAAATTTTTCTTATGAATCGAAAGTTAATCTAGACCTGACTCATCTTCCTTCATCATTGTATTTTGTGAGAGTGATCGATGCCAATGGTACAGCCACTGCCCGAAAAATTGTGAAAAATTGATACTTTTTTTAAATGAATTGAAAATAGTGAAAGAGCGATTCTTTATGTAATATTTTTTTTCCGAATGGAAGGGCTATTTAAAATATTTTTTCAGGTATTTTTCTTCCAGTTCTTTTACTCCTTCAGTGGCTTTCTTGGCTATATGAATATGCGGCCTGAGTAATGGATATGAAACTTTTTCGGGATCTATTAAATAAATATCGGCTTGATCGGGCACATATTCCAGAAGTTGGGCTGCAGGATAAACTACCAGGGAAGTGCCTATAACTACAAAGAAATCACATTGCCGCACCTTTTCTATGGCATCATAAAATTTAGGCACAGGTTCGCCAAACCATACCACATAAGGTCTTAATTGACTGCCTTTTTCACAGGTGTCGCCTAAGTTTAATTGCCAACTTTTGATTGGGTATATCAAAGAAGGATCTACGGTACTTTGCGCTTTTCTGAGTTCTCCATGAAGGTGAAGAACTTTTGAGCTTCCTGCTCTTTCATGCAAATCATCGATATTTTGTGTGATAATTTCCAAATCGAAATGATTCTCCCATCCGGCAATTGCATAATGAGCCGCATTGGGTGAAGCTTCCAACAATTGTTTTCTACGCATATTGTAAAACTCAAGTACCAATGCGGGGTTTCTTTTCCATGCTTCATATGTGGCCACATCCTCAATTCGGTATTTATCCCAAAGTCCATTTTGACCTCTGAATGTGCTTAAACCACTTTCGGCACTTATGCCGGCACCTGTAAAAACTATAAGTTTCTTTTTTTGAGAGTGTTTCATGGCCTATTGAACTGAATAAACTTGTATCGCGAAGGCCTTTGTTTATTCACCTTTGAAAACCGGTTTTCTTTTTTCCAGAAATGCTTTTACGCCCTCGTTGAAGTCATATGACTTGCCGGCCTCGTTTTGAAGCTCTTCTTCCAATTTGAGTTGTTGTGCAAGAGTATTGTTTATTGAGGCGTTAAGTGCTCTTTTGGTTAGTCCAAGGGCTTTTGTGGGCATTAGCGCCAATTTTTCGGCAAATTCTTGAACTTTTGTGAAAAAATGTTCGTCCTCAAAACTTCGGTAAATCATTCCTATTTTCTCGGCCTCTTCGGCAGATACATTCTCGGCGGTAAACATAAGTGCAGCAGCACGTTGCCATCCAACCAAACGGGGTAGAATGAAAGTGCCTCCGCTGTCAGGTATCAGTCCGATTTTCGAAAACGCTTGTATAAAAGAAGCAGATTTTGCAGCCAATACAATATCACAAGCAAGGGCAATATTTGCACCGGCACCGGCAGCCACGCCATTTACGGCTGCTATGATGGGTTTTTCAATGGTTCTCAATAATTCAATGATGGGATTATAATATTGGTTTACGATGCTTTTGATATCTATTTCTCCTGAAGTAGCCTCTGACAAGTCCTGTCCTGCACAAAATGCGCGCCCTTTTCCCGAGATAACGATACATCGCACTTCTTTGTTCTCTGCGGCCTCTTTCAAAGCATGTTGAAGTTTCAAAGCCAGGGGTTTGTTAACACTGTTGGCTTTTTCAGGACGATTCAAGTAGATCCAACATACTTGACCGGAAAATTCTACCAAAATTTCTTCCATAATCAACTTAAATTTTTTTGGGGTAAAGATAAAACTTTACCAAATTATAATTCTTTCTTGTGGCTTTTTTACCATTTTCCCCTCTTTACAATTGAATGCATCGGCAAATTCTTTGAGATTGCTCAATGGTCCAATGACACGATATCTTGAAGGGGCATGCGGATCAGTTTTTGCCAG includes the following:
- the rlmN gene encoding putative dual-specificity RNA methyltransferase RlmN — its product is MNDKKNFLDTKDDELLNLFNEWKEPGFRLSQISEWIWQKNASTFDEMTNIPKKLKNLLSENFFIPALHEYSRQKSSDGTIKVAFQTQQNRFFEAVLIPAGKRMTACVSSQVGCSLTCKFCATGQLGLIRQLKYYEIAFQIRHINQLAQETYGLPLTNIVFMGMGEPLLNYSQVKKAIEIVTHPKGYGFSAKRITLSTAGIAKMIKKMADDGVKFNLALSLHAADDEKRNKIMPINEHNNLSVLRDALRYFYEKTGNKITLEYLLLKDFNDSPEDARKLLRFASNIPCMVNIIEYNPVEDTGFEKPAPEKVKQFQQFLENKGLIAKIRRSRGKDIDAACGQLAAKTVKQHAS
- the cobB gene encoding NAD-dependent protein deacylase gives rise to the protein MKHSQKKKLIVFTGAGISAESGLSTFRGQNGLWDKYRIEDVATYEAWKRNPALVLEFYNMRRKQLLEASPNAAHYAIAGWENHFDLEIITQNIDDLHERAGSSKVLHLHGELRKAQSTVDPSLIYPIKSWQLNLGDTCEKGSQLRPYVVWFGEPVPKFYDAIEKVRQCDFFVVIGTSLVVYPAAQLLEYVPDQADIYLIDPEKVSYPLLRPHIHIAKKATEGVKELEEKYLKKYFK
- the paaB1 gene encoding 2-(1,2-epoxy-1,2-dihydrophenyl)acetyl-CoA isomerase codes for the protein MEEILVEFSGQVCWIYLNRPEKANSVNKPLALKLQHALKEAAENKEVRCIVISGKGRAFCAGQDLSEATSGEIDIKSIVNQYYNPIIELLRTIEKPIIAAVNGVAAGAGANIALACDIVLAAKSASFIQAFSKIGLIPDSGGTFILPRLVGWQRAAALMFTAENVSAEEAEKIGMIYRSFEDEHFFTKVQEFAEKLALMPTKALGLTKRALNASINNTLAQQLKLEEELQNEAGKSYDFNEGVKAFLEKRKPVFKGE